GTATAGCACATAGTAGGCAGGCAAGAGCGGCAAGGTGCCCCAGCGCAAGACAGCGGCCGGAAATGCCGCCCCGAACAAACGGGGCTGATACTCGCCCACAAAAAGCTGAGCCAGAAGAGCAACAAGAAATAGCACGAGATAGAACCCAGCCGTAGCCCCGGCTGGCCAGAACGAGCGAAACAGAAACGCGAGGCTAAAAACCCAAAGCAAAATGGCGAGCGTATCGGCAATAGCGAGTGTGCCCAGAAAAGTACGCGGCTGCTCGTAGAAGGTCCGGAGCCAGCGCTCACTCAGGCCCCGGGCCCGCTGCCGCAGGCGCAGCTGCTGGCTGCCCGGCAGGCCAAAATAGGCAGACTCGTAGGCAGACAATAAGCAGGAAAAACCGAGCGAAAAAAGTGCCAGAATCAGGTAGAGCATCTGTATCGCGATGGAATGAGTGGGGCTATGAAGATAACAGTCTGTTCAAGAATACTCACAAGAGCTGAAGCTGCTGAAACAGGCGATGCATGGCCCGGGGCATGGGGTGGGCAGGCAGGGCTGCCAGGGGCACCCACTGCCAGTGCAGGGCCGGCGGCGGGGCCTGCCTGGCTAGGTATAGCTGCATCTCAAAATGCGTAAAAATGTGCGAAAAGAGCGGGGCATCTGGGCCCGCCAGCTCCTGATAGGGCAGGGTGTACAGGCCCTGCCAAAATCCCTCGGGCTTTTGCACCAGCGCCAGTTGCTGGTCTTGGATATGGAGGTAAAACGTGAAAGGGCGGCGCGGCTTGGCTTGTTTCTTGCCCCTGGTGGGCAGTTGGGCCTGTAGGCCCCTGCTATAGGCCGCACAAGACGCTCGCAGGGGGCAGTAGGGGCAGGCAGGGCGGGTGGGTGTGCACAGGGTGGCCCCCAGCTCCATCATAGCCTGATTGTGCGTATAGGCATCCTGGCTCAGCCGCGCCAGGTCATCGGCCTGTGCCTGAAAATGTTTTTTGGCGGCAGGCGTGTCTATGGGCGTATCATCTGCATACAGGCGGGCCAGTACACGAAACACATTGCCGTCTAACACGCCCACCTGGCTATCAAAGGCAAAACAGGCAATGGCGCGGGCGGTGTAGGGCCCCACACCCCGGAGGGCAAGCAGGCCGGGCACATCCGGCGGAAAGTGGCCCTGTTGCACAATCTGCCTGGCGGCAGCCTGCAGGTTTCGGGCACGGCTGTAGTAGCCCAGGCCCTCCCAGGCTTTCAGCACAGCAGCTTCCTCTGCATCCGCCAGGGCTGCCACGGTGGGAAACCGGCGCAGAAAACGCTCGTAGTAGGCAAGCCCTTGGTTTACGCGTGTTTGCTGCAGGATCACCTCGCTGAGCCAAATGGCGTAGGGGTCGCGGGTTTCGCGCCAGGGTAGGTCCCTCTTGTGGTGTAGGTACCAGCTTTTAAGCCCTTGCAAGGCAGTATCCATGATCCTCAAAAAATAATTTATCCTGAATAAATTTTACCCTAAATTTGCTGTTAATAGTTTTACCAGTTATTAACACCGGGTTTGGCGCAGGCCAAAACCCAAAGTACGTAATCCTGCTAACTAAATTTTTTCGCTACTGTGACCAAAGC
This region of Bacteroidota bacterium genomic DNA includes:
- the mutY gene encoding A/G-specific adenine glycosylase; translated protein: MDTALQGLKSWYLHHKRDLPWRETRDPYAIWLSEVILQQTRVNQGLAYYERFLRRFPTVAALADAEEAAVLKAWEGLGYYSRARNLQAAARQIVQQGHFPPDVPGLLALRGVGPYTARAIACFAFDSQVGVLDGNVFRVLARLYADDTPIDTPAAKKHFQAQADDLARLSQDAYTHNQAMMELGATLCTPTRPACPYCPLRASCAAYSRGLQAQLPTRGKKQAKPRRPFTFYLHIQDQQLALVQKPEGFWQGLYTLPYQELAGPDAPLFSHIFTHFEMQLYLARQAPPPALHWQWVPLAALPAHPMPRAMHRLFQQLQLL